The following are encoded in a window of Carettochelys insculpta isolate YL-2023 chromosome 30, ASM3395843v1, whole genome shotgun sequence genomic DNA:
- the S100A1 gene encoding protein S100-A1: protein MASQLEHAMEGLIAVFHQYSGKEGDKRKLNKRELKELLQTELGCFLETQKDASTVDRIMQDLDADGDGEVDFKEFVVLVAALTVACNTFFWEDT from the exons ATGGCCTCGCAGCTGGAGCACGCCATGGAGGGGCTGATCGCCGTTTTCCACCAGTACTCGGGCAAGGAGGGCGACAAACGCAAGCTGAACAAGAGGGAGCTGAAGGAGCTGTTGCAGACGGagctgggctgcttcctggag ACCCAGAAGGACGCCAGCACCGTGGACAGAATCATGCAGGACCTGGACGCGGATGGCGATGGGGAGGTGGACTTCAAGGAGTTTGTGGTGCTGGTGGCGGCTCTCACCGTGGCCTGCAACACCTTCTTCTGGGAGGACAcctga